Proteins encoded together in one Muntiacus reevesi unplaced genomic scaffold, mMunRee1.1 SCAFFOLD_124, whole genome shotgun sequence window:
- the LOC136155147 gene encoding olfactory receptor 4C3D-like, whose protein sequence is MDPMSPHNMTKFVLLGLTQNPHLQKILFIVFLFILLFTVLANLLIVITISLSPTLSAPMYFFLTHLSFLDASLTSVTTPKLIIDLLYQRTTISWGACLTQLFMEHFLAGSEVTILIVMAYDRYVAICKPLHYTTIMRQGLCHLLVVVVWTGGILHATVQILFTMDLTFCGPNVIDHFMCDFFSLLELACNSTYRLGIVVAANTGGMCLLIFSMLLISYVVILSSLKSHGSEGRRKALSTCAAHFTVVVMSFVPCIFTYTRPVAVYPTDKWVTVFFAILTPMFNPIIYTVRNIEVKTAIRNLLKRGVI, encoded by the coding sequence ATGGATCCCATGTCTCCTCACAACATGACCAAATTTGTTCTTctgggactcacacagaatccacaTTTGCAGAAAATACTCTTCAttgtctttttgttcattttgctaTTCACAGTGCTGGCCAACCTGCTAAttgtcatcaccatctccctcagCCCCACACTTTCTGCCCCTATGTACTTCTTCCTTACTCACTTATCCTTCTTAGATGCCTCCTTGACCTCTGTCACCACTCCCAAATTGATAATTGATCTGCTGTACCAGAGGACAACCATCTCCTGGGGTGCCTGCCTGACTCAGCTCTTTATGGAACATTTCCTGGCGGGATCAGAGGTCACCATCCTCATtgtcatggcctatgaccgctatgtggccatctgcaagcctctgcaTTACACGACCATCATGCGACAGGGGCTCTGCCacctcctggtggtggtggtctgGACTGGggggatcctgcatgccactgtGCAGATTCTTTTCACCATGGACTTGACCTTCTGTGGtcccaatgtcattgatcacttCATGTGTGATTTTTTCTCACTGTTGGAACTTGCGTGCAATAGTACCTATAGGCTTGGAATTGTGGTGGCAGCTAACACAGGGGGGATGTGCTTGCTTATTTTTTCCATGCTGCTCATCTCCTACGTAGTCATCCTGAGCTCCCTGAAATCCCATGGTTCTGAAGGACGACGTAAAGCCCTCTCTACATGTGCTGCCCACTTCACAGTAGTGGTAATGTCTTTTGTCCCTTGTATATTCACCTACACGCGTCCTGTGGCTGTGTACCCTACAGACAAGTGGGTGACTGTGTTCTTTGCAATCCTCACTCCTATGTTTAATCCTATCATTTATACAGTGAGAAACATAGAGGTGAAAACTGCCATAAGGAATTTGTTGAAGAGGGGAGTGATTTAG